The Leptospira saintgironsiae genome contains the following window.
GGCCACAGAAAGATCTTAGAAGAATATTCTGTTAACTTCTTAGACTTGATGATGGGAATTGTTGCCACAATGACCTTGGTTACTTACGTTATGTATGTTACCAGCACCCATACCATTGAAAATTTGGGCACAGATAAAATGGTGTATACGATCCCGATCGTAGTCTATGCGATCTTTAGATCTTTGTACATAATCTATATCAAGAACATGGGCCATAATCCTACTAAGGCTATTTTAACTGATTGGGGTGTCCTTGTGGCGGGATTTTTATGGCTTTTGTTAGTTGTTTGGATAATGTATTCAGGTTCCGGACAAAGTCTTCCTTTTCAATTATAGTCTAGGTCTAACTAAGGCATGAACAAAAGAGTCAAGTCAGGATTTCAGTATGGAGGAGCATTGGCTCTTCTACTTTCCGCGACTTTTTTTCTAGCCTGGTTTAGAGCCTTGGATACAGAACCTGTAGTGAGTCTGGATGGTAAAGAATTCAGAACTCCTATAGGTGAAAAGGCGAATATAAAAGGTAAGACCACAGTAGTATATTTTTGGGCAACCTGGTGCGGAGTTTGTAATACGAATCTTCCTTTGGTCAAGTGGTATGCATCCACACTCAAAGATGAAAACCATTATGCATTCATCAGTGTAGAAGAAGGAGAAAATTCTTCCGCTCTCAAAGACTATCTCGAAAAACAAGCTGTTGATTTTCCTGTGATTGTAGGAAATCCAATGTTGCTCAGAGATTGGGGAATCAGAGGTTATCCTAGTTTTTATATTTTAGATGGAGAAGGGAAGGTAAGATTCGCAGAATCCGGAATTATGAGTCCTTTAGGCATGTTTCTAAGGCTAATCTGGGCAAGAATTTTATGGTCCTGATCGTCTTAAAACTAGTCGGTCTTTCTTCTCATTTTTGAATTTATTACCTCCAATTTCCGATAATCATTCCGATGGACTCGTACAAACCGAAACCACTTCTAAACAAATCGGAACTGAAACAGATCAAACGTTCCAGGACTCGGGTTCACGGCCAAAAAGTAATTACAGACGACGTTAAAAAGTTAAAATCGCTTAGCGTCACACCTGATTTACCTGAAGAAGAATTAGTAAATTATTATAAAGAACCAATCTGGATAGAATATTATATTCCAAGAGAATCCAGATTTGCCTACGAGATCAAATATCTTTACGTTTATCTTGTAAACTCTGAAGCAAGACCTTCTCCAATGGATTCTATCCTAAGAGAAGCTGTGAAAAATGATCAATTTGTGGATCTTGTGGATATAGCAAGGCTTCATCCTGAAAAAGAAAAACTGATCAGGACTTCTTATACAAACTCTTGGCCATTTTTCGAATCTATTTCTAACGGATTCAAACAATACCAACAGACCAAAGATCCGTACTACTTAAGAGTTCCTCTTTATCATACTGAAAATCTAATGAAAAGAGAACCTTCTCTCTCTACTTTAGAGTTCACGGGAAACTTTTTTATCCATAATCTGAACTGGCTTATCCGCAGAATGAATAGAGGCGGAAAAGAATTCTCTTTAGAAGATGAGACAATCTCAGTTCTGATCAAAAGAAGAAACGAATACTGGGAGAAAAAAAATCTACCGGCTGACGAGGACTTCGATCTATTTGCGGCGTTATTCTATGAGCAGGCATTTCCAAATCGTGGTTTGGAAGAAATAGAAGCAGCAGAACTTTTGGACG
Protein-coding sequences here:
- a CDS encoding redoxin family protein, giving the protein MNKRVKSGFQYGGALALLLSATFFLAWFRALDTEPVVSLDGKEFRTPIGEKANIKGKTTVVYFWATWCGVCNTNLPLVKWYASTLKDENHYAFISVEEGENSSALKDYLEKQAVDFPVIVGNPMLLRDWGIRGYPSFYILDGEGKVRFAESGIMSPLGMFLRLIWARILWS